A stretch of DNA from Salvelinus sp. IW2-2015 linkage group LG20, ASM291031v2, whole genome shotgun sequence:
cacacagacacaagggacattTACAAGACACGCACAGAAtacacacaacagacaacactGAAAAATGTCTGCTCTTCCTCACCCATGCATTCACACCTTAAGCAGTTACCATACACATAATTTCCTGAGGCAAGCAGTAGGGTTGTGGTTTTGAGTGTGAGTTTAATCACCTGCTGCTGTGCTCCATAGCCCCTCCGTTTCCTGAAACACAAGAACAAGTACCACAATGTAAATAGGAGGAACAACgacaaacactcagacatactacagaaaacacacaaaatCATATATAGCACATGAAGCAGACGAACgtgcgacacaaacacatacGTATACGGCAGACAACACATATAGGACAAACTGACATGTACACAAAGACATGTACCATTTTTGCAAGTGGTTCCCACCACCAGTCGCAGGTCCATAAGGCTGTGCACCCGTGGTGCACCTGTGGCAATCCACCGTTGCCTTTAGAGAGATAGTCAGAGACAGCAGAAGCAAGACAGGTTTAGAGAGAAATTAccacacaaacaagcacattgtacacacacaatctctgtctctctttcttatacacacacacacacacacacaaacacacacacactaccagtctCACCATATTTGCCAGCGGAtttgcctccatcaccaccaccaagGCCCAGTTGCTGAGCACCATAAGGGAAGCTTCCATCACCTGCTGGGAGAGTTTATTACAACAAGTGTATTTAATTGTGTCTAATACTGTTATAACAAGACCTCACATAAAcattcacaaccacacacacaaacagttttttttcttcctcacaCATCCACACTGTATAAGCAGGGTCACAAGTCACAGCAAGGAATTGTAAAACAAAAAATTCATGGGTCATAATGCTCTTACCATCCAGTCCAGCAGTATTGACTGGGGCTCCATTGTAAGGAAGCTGACTGACTCCACCCCCTGTGGAACACCACAAGGGTCGCTTATAgtctcatcatctctcctcccatcccacaGACCACATCAATGCATGGAAAACATGTGACTCAATTATGGCATCAACAGTATGCAAATGTTTAAAATGACAATGATTACTGTCTTTCCTGTGACAGTGACCCTTGAGTTTTTGACAGGGACCTTGGAGTCCCTCTGTTGCTGCTTCAGTGTTCATCACTGACTTGCTTTTTTCTTTGTctaatccctctcttctctccatctctttactTTTCAGCCTTTCTCTACCTCTTTATTTTTCCTGACCACTCAGTTTTTTCAGTCCTTTTTCTGCCTCTATTTTCTCTTGTTCTTCCTTTGTTCACCCTCCTCTTTCTTTAGAGTGTATTTACCCAGGCCCGTATCATGCCCCAGCCCCATTGGCTGAGCAACCCCGTAGGGCTCTGGGCCATACCCGCCCAACTTCCCACCATCAGGCCACAGCCCAGCAGGGACCACAGGCTGGCCCCCATAAGGCACCAGGACCAGAGCCAGCACCCCCTACAMACACACACAGGTTACTGCATGAAGCAGGAGGCATGTGATTTAAACAGAGATGGATTACACAGATTACACAGTGCTGATCAGAGTGAGCATAGAGAGTATGTCAGAAGAGAAGTGAAACACAGAATGTGTGTATGATTGTGTGAAGGTAATCATAAAATTGAGAAACTTCAATTTGTTTCACTATGTGTCCTCTAGAATGAAGATATATGTAGACATAATCATCCAGATGATGTCATGAATGATGTGCTGAACATGCATATTTTGAAAAGCTGGCATTCCTGAAACAGATGTTTTTCAAACATAACTGTCTGGTTAAAGGGGTCCATATGGTGCACGTTCATGGATAATTACATGATTATGGATTAATTGATCAGGTATGTTTTAGATGGTCATTCCTGATGGTAATTCGGAGTGTTTAGGGTGAGTGATTAGGTATTACACTGTGACATGTCCAGGGAGCATTTCATTACTTTCGTTagcatgcatgttttggagtGTGATGTTATTAGTGACATCAATTAGGGTGAAAGTTATTCTCCTTCCATGTGTACATCCTGCTTGTTGATGCCCTCTATCTTTTCAAGACAGGACATCTTTGGGAAACATCCACTTCTTGACCCC
This window harbors:
- the LOC111979905 gene encoding uncharacterized protein, with product MREDRSSGSVPPGSDLDYFFLMQVEPQLGGPMQCLQAMAMATVLVLEAMVMEPGLGTQQCSGCAAGLGGKAGKGAGGLGAGGYPQGQEKYGGGVSQLPYNGAPVNTAGLDGDGSFPYGAQQLGLGGGDGGKSAGKYGNGGLPQVHHGCTALWTCDWWWEPLAKMVHVFVYMKRRGYGAQQQVIKLTLKTTTLLLASGNYVYGNCLRITMLVPISGGW